The sequence TTCTTTTCCGTTGGCATAAGCCCTACCGGGAACCTCGACCCCTTCGCCCTGCGCAGGCAGGCCCTCGGGCTCATGAAGACAATCATGGAGCGGAAGCTCTCCATCCCCCTGAAAAGGCTCATCGAAAAATCGTACGAGAGCGGCTCCGCCATAAAGAAACGGGTCAGCCTTGAAGAGACCATGGCGGCGCTTCTCGAGTTCATGACCACCCGCTTCAAATTCTCCATGATCGAAGAAGGACACAACCAGGAATTCGTGGAAAGCGTGCTGCCCGTGGTGGCCGAGGATATCCATGACGGCGCTCTCAGGCTTCATGCCCTCGAAACCCAGGATTCGATCGAGGACTTCAAGAGGCTCATGGTGGGGTTCAAACGGGTCTATAACATCACCAAGGCCCTCACGGAAGAGGTGGAAGTAAATCGGTCCCTTCTTGCCGAAGGGGAAGAAGAGGCCCTGTTCGACCTCTATGAACGGACAAAGGAGGGGTTTTTCTCTTCCATGGATGCGGGAAATTACAAAGACGCCCTCGCGCTCCTCGTGGGGTTCAAAGAAACGATCGACCACTTCTTCGATAAGGTCTTCGTCATGGACAAAGATGACGCCATACGCACCAACAGGCTTGCCCTCCTCAAGAAAATAAAGGACATGTTCCTCCGATTCGCAGACTTTTCGAAAATCCGAATAGACTAAGGAGAACAAGACCATGGCAAAGTACGTCTATCTCTTCGCCGGAAAGAAGGCGGAGGCAGGGGAAAGGCTTAGAAATCTCGTAGGCGGCAAAGGCGCGGGCCTCGCCGACATGGTAAATCTCGCCATCCCCGTCCCTCCTGGCTTCACCATCACCACCGAGGCGTGCGTCTACTTCTATCAGAATAAGATGACCTTTCCTACGGGATTGAAGGAAGAGGTCATGGAAAAGATGAAGAAGGTCGAGGAGGCGATGGGCACATCCTTCGGCGACCCCGACAATCCGCTCCTCTTCTCCGTGAGGTCGGGGGCAAGGGTGAGCATGCCGGGCATGATGGACACGGTGCTCAACCTCGGATTGAACGATAAAGCGGTCAAAGGCCTCGCAAAACTTACGGGCAACGAGCGTTTCGCATGGGACTGCTATCGCCGCTTTATCCAGATGTACGGAGACGTGGTTATGGGGCTCAAACCGCAATCCAAGCAAGAGCGCGACCCCTTCGAGGTCCTGATAGAGGCCAAAAAGAAAGAGCGGAAAGTCTCCCTCGATACGGAGCTTACGGTCAAAGACCTGAAGGACCTCGTGGCGAGCTTCAAGAAACAGATAAAGACAAGGCTCAAAACCGAATTCCCCCAGGACCCCTACGAGCAGCTCTGGGGCGCCATCGGTGCGGTATTCAAGTCCTGGAACACGGAGAGGGCCGTGACATACCGGGAACTGAACAACATACCCGCCACGTGGGGCACGGCCGTCAATGTCCAATGCATGGTCTTCGGAAATATGGGCGAGAATTCCGGCACGGGCGTGGCCTTCACGAGGAACCCCGCGACCGGTGAAAATGAGTTCTACGGCGAATACCTCTTGAATGCCCAGGGCGAGGATGTGGTCGCGGGCATCAGGACCCCGCTGCCCATCAACTCGAAAGATAAATTATCCGATTCAATAAAATCGCTCGAAGAGGCAATGCCCGCCATCTATACGCAGCTCATGGGGATTCGCGGGAAACTGGAAGAGCGCTACCGGGATATGCAGGACATCGAGTTCACCATACAGAACGGCAAGCTCTGGATGCTCCAGACCCGGACAGGGAAGAGGACCGCCTTCGCTGAATTCAAGATCGCCGTCGATATGGTGAAAGAGAAACTCATCACAAAAGAAGAGGCCCTCATGCGGGTCAAGCCCGAGCAGTTGAGCCAGCTTATGCGGCCCATATTCGATCCCAAAGAAAAAGTGAAGGCCTTCGTCGCAGGGCGTCTCCTGGCAAAGGGGTTAAACGCCGGTCCCGGCGCCGCCTCCGGCAAGATCGTCTTTCATGCGGAAGACGCCGAGGCATGGGCGGCCCGCGGCGAGCGGGTCATCCTCGTGAGGAGCGAGACCTCACCCGAAGACCTGCGGGGCATGAACGCGGCCCAGGGCATACTCACCTCCACAGGCGGCGTCTCCAGCCATGCGGCCCTCGTGGCGCGGCAGATGGGTAAAATCTGCGTGGCCGGGTGCGGCGAGGTGGAGATCGATTACCGGACGAAGATCCTCTCCGCGAGGGGAAGGAGCCTCAAGGAAGGGGATTTCATCTCCCTTGACGGCACCACGGGAGAGGTATTCGAGGGCGAGATCAAGACCATACCTTCGGAGATCCTGAGGGTCATCGTGGA is a genomic window of Syntrophorhabdaceae bacterium containing:
- the ppdK gene encoding pyruvate, phosphate dikinase; translated protein: MAKYVYLFAGKKAEAGERLRNLVGGKGAGLADMVNLAIPVPPGFTITTEACVYFYQNKMTFPTGLKEEVMEKMKKVEEAMGTSFGDPDNPLLFSVRSGARVSMPGMMDTVLNLGLNDKAVKGLAKLTGNERFAWDCYRRFIQMYGDVVMGLKPQSKQERDPFEVLIEAKKKERKVSLDTELTVKDLKDLVASFKKQIKTRLKTEFPQDPYEQLWGAIGAVFKSWNTERAVTYRELNNIPATWGTAVNVQCMVFGNMGENSGTGVAFTRNPATGENEFYGEYLLNAQGEDVVAGIRTPLPINSKDKLSDSIKSLEEAMPAIYTQLMGIRGKLEERYRDMQDIEFTIQNGKLWMLQTRTGKRTAFAEFKIAVDMVKEKLITKEEALMRVKPEQLSQLMRPIFDPKEKVKAFVAGRLLAKGLNAGPGAASGKIVFHAEDAEAWAARGERVILVRSETSPEDLRGMNAAQGILTSTGGVSSHAALVARQMGKICVAGCGEVEIDYRTKILSARGRSLKEGDFISLDGTTGEVFEGEIKTIPSEILRVIVEKSLNPKDSKIYKDFKLLMKWADNTRTLGIRTNADEPMQAEVAVAFGAEGIGLCRTEHMFFAGERIDAVREMIVASDLQGRKKALAKILPMQQEDFTGLFRVMNGLPVTIRTLDPPLHEFLPHTDKETRALAAKAGVPYETVAAKIETLREENPMLGHRGCRLGIVYPEITEMQVRAIFEAACRVKKEGVTVKPEIMIPLVGYVREFALQKEIVDRIATEVMAAHKEKIEYRVGTMIEVPRAAITADEIAGVAEFFSFGTNDLTQTTLAMSRDDAVKFLKYYTEHEVIPYDPFQRIDEGGVGKLMKIGVDLGRKARRNLKVGICGEHGGEPNSIDFCHRLGLDYVSCSPYRVTIAKLAAARAAIQHKKKAK